The genomic region GCATTCTAATTGGATCTTATTCtatttccgttatttttgccgCTGCGGTCCTATCAAAATGCAGTTGCGACAACAGCTGCGTCCCTCATTGGCGCATTGCCGGATGCTCTCACTCGACTTGACAATGCTGTTAGCGCAAGTAAAATGTAGTTCGTTCCCAACACCGTCAGATGATTCCCATATAAATCAAACCGATCTTACAATCCTGTTATATGCAAATGTATGTGTCCAAGCACGCTAGcattttacaaacatacatacatacacacttttcTCAATGCACGTTATCCAAGCACGCTGTGACATACAAACCTCTCCCACAAGCCAAGCTTGCACCCTTCGCAGGGTCTGGTATGCAAATGTTGTTTTAACCAAATGCTAACACCTACTCCTCTTACCCAAGTGATTGTTGTTCTCTTTCTTTCCTTTTTGACGTTGTGATCCCTTAACATAAAATTGTGCTTGTTATTGTAACTTAAACgtacatctttttttttgtatagaataaCCAGGCTGTGAACAATAGCGCTAATGGTAAACCCCCAGTGCCGACCATCGGGCAGAGCACCAGCAGCACGGATATGGTGCGTCACCGTAGTCAGCCGCATTTGGAGCAATTGACGCCGCCACATGAGAACTGGGGTAGTGGCACCATGTATCGGCCGGACATTCTATACCAGGTAAGTGCAGCAAAAGCATCCAGCAGCAAAAGTTTTTCaccaacttaacttaacttaactttttcACATACTTTTTTAGGGTTCTCTGCTCAACATACCAGAGTACACGGCATCACGCAATGACCTCTCCGGCAGTGGTATGATTAAGCGTTACGGCTCGGTGCGACCCAGTGCACGTGCCAGTCAAAGTCAGGTAAATAGAAGCAACTTTTTACAtccttttcattttatattaggGTACattcagtttaattttttatgttggaCCTTACATAGAGCTCGTCATCATCATTTATGTTAAGCCACAGTAGCAACTACAATTGTAGGCGATCAGAAAATTTTCGCACaataccgttttttttttcgtcatttATCTACAATCTATAATAAATACTTCCACGACGTATATACTCAGACGCAGCTCATAAGAAAGAACGAAGGGACTTagggtttttaaattttagtaaagcaATTTTGATTTATACCAAGACTAATGGgacgtaaaaaattttaatttttagaggaTTAATTTCAAGtggatatataaatattttattttttatttatttatgtactgaATTTTGATTGTTGCTCACGGAATATAAAGTCTACCAGTACTATTTCTTTCACTTAGTTTAAGACAAAATTTGGGAAcgaatttctgattattcctgtTAATTCTGAAATTGTTCATACTATTTTTACAAGCAAATGAGCACTACTCTAAGCAAATACAAAGCTgacttttttgatatatttcacATTCGTTATTTATTCTTCAATATTTAGTGATTCCACTTTGGCAAAATACACTttaggtcaacgtttttcacaTTTCTCAGAACAGTTGGTAAACCCCATGTTGATGTTGTCgttgtagcagtttactaaACTCTGTCAGTGCGATGTAGTCACCAGTCATCTTAACTCATATAACGGTAGatccatatttttcatattcaatTTCTTCAGtagagttttaatttttcgtgAGATTTtcgcatattttgtttttttcctttttttatgactaaaataatatttcttattgatATTCTCAATGTGGAGACTTTTTCGTaaacttataaattttatagacttatctttttttatctagtataatattttttattaatattttcaatgcgGAGACTTTTTCTTAAACTCTCCACTTTTGgagactttttgtttttatgtatgcataagtcatagatattttatttaatctcaCTCATATCTCAGATACGAAGTTCACATCATTTTTGGTTCTTCCATTGAAAACTTTTAAACTAAACGACTAAACTTTTAGATTAGGAACatgaaagaaatataaaaattgaaatgtagAAGCATTGCCATGTGTACATTGTGCGAATGTTCCTATATCACTTTTCTGATAGTCttcattaaatattatatgataatATCGCACATTTGTACTTTTACACTTCTAGAATATTTGGAGATTTCACcttttagaaaattacttttagaTGATCTCTCGAATAATCTTGAGCATTGgctcttttttaaattaaaaaatcgctTTTGGAGACTTTCTCAGTGACTTGGCAcaagtttcacaaaatttaaatttaaattgtattGATCAATACCATTAAATTCTTTGTTATCTTATAGTTTGTCTTTGAAGTAATAATATGTCTGATAAGTCATTTAGTAATTAGTACAATTCTAGTCCCTCTCGAACTAGTACGGCTTCTTCCACTAAATCCCAATACATACATTCTGGTAGTACTCAGCCAGTTTGGCTTTATGctgcaaaaaaattgtgatttctTAAATGTGTACTAAACTGCACCGAGAACAAAGAGTCAGAACTATTTTTGCAAggtaatttcgaaaaataattttagctttggcCTTGACTTCGTAGGTGACCCCTTTTTCTTTATATCTTCAACATTTACATGGCCTTGGCTTCGTAGGTGACCCCTTTTTCCTTATATCTTTAACATTTACAGTCGGATCTAAAAGCGTAATATGTCGAGGTTTGTGCCTTGTGaagaaattttctttattttaaagttcattGGCCTCAGGCTCCTTATTTTAGTGCTTACCCACCAGATCTCAGTTCCTACCACTCTTATGTGCCACTATAGTACCAGTTAATTAAATCTCACGAAAAGTCATTCAACTTTCGCTAAAgaagtttttcaaatattccTGCATAAgtatacaaaacaaattttttttcgaatgcagTGGTCGGCCTATTGGATTTTTCATCATATCTTCATACTTACTGCGATCTCTTCTCAGCTTCTAAAacatgaatttataaaaataaaagttaaatgatgggaagttaatttttaatagaaattttgagattttagtAACTGTCACTAGGGTGGTACACTGGAATGGCGTACTTGAGACTAATAAGCatagaaacaaaatattgtctCCTCGTGGCAAAAACATCGATATATTGTATTATTCGCTAAGATCCTACTATATGTAATACCGAAGATATGACGAAAAATGCTAAAAGGCGAGCCCTACTTTGATTTTCGAAATTGTCTCGCAAAACTATTTCAGACTCAGGAGTCTACTGCGAACTTTTTTCCCCTTTTAAGCTGGTCCATTCTTCTTTCAAGATTTACCAATTGCATCTTACGTTTCAAGAGATAGAAAAGCAAGTTAAAACCcggaaattgtatatgtatttagtaGTTCTTAAAGaggtaacaaatttcaaaagtcTTTCAAGGTAAAACAAATCTTAAAAAGTATGTTGAGAAAAGTTTAGGTTACTTAACTAAATAAGAATAACCAGTCAATTGGCTCCTGCTCCTTCGATATAGTTCACCAAAAATCCATAGAACCAACGCAGTATGAAATAAGCGATAATCGCACGGAAAATGTTATAGACCCAACGCttgctaaaatttaaaaaatagatgTAAAAGAAATGCATACGAGTGTATGTAGATACATGGTGGCACAAACTTAATCACCCAATCGGAAGATCTGATAATTTCTACAAACAGTTAAGCACTGGAGTGCGTAAAGTTCTAAATACAAATTATcaacactcaaaatcatttactttttagtaaaaaacgttttaaaaaaaattggttgattaattttgcgccaccttgtttgtATCGAAATACAAATTGAGGTTTAATAGGGCCACCTACATTGTCAACCGCTTCTGTGCGATTGGAATTGTCTTCGGATCTTCTTTTAGCAAATATTCACGAATAGAAAAAATCATTGTAGTGCAAATATTAATCAGTCCCTCATCGGATCTGGCACTGCAGATATCTGTCATTATGTCGAAATCGGTGCTGTAAAGAATTTGTGtttgtaaaaaatacatttgtcaaaaatcattttttttcttaagattTCCCAATATCATAATTCTTACCCTTTTGCAGCCTTCGCATATTCTTCCAAATTCGTCATGCCGGGACTGTCGTAAGTATTGAAGAGAAAGGGCTGCATAACCTCCAATGAGATGTAGGCTTTACGTACAATACCCATAAGAATGGGTTTACGGCCAAAGAGCCTCATTAGACCATCCGCTAATATCGCAGGCAGTATCTGTTTGGTAAATACCTGCAGGAAATACATAAAAAGCAACATTTAAGCGCATCTTCAAAGTCattctacacatacataccaatGTACATTACATTAGAGACTTACCACAAATTTGTATACAAAACGACTGTCTGTGTAATGGCAGCTGGGCAGTAAAAAGTTCTTTTCAAAAGCCGCCTTATACCATAGACCATTTTCCATGACCTGGCACATTTGGTAGAAAGTATGAAATGAATGTTGTGATGAAGAGGACATATAGACAGGTGCTTCTTCAATAGTTCTGAAAGAAATAGGGTTTTGAGAATGCTTCCTCTTTTAAGTTACAGTCGTGGTATGATGTGATGTTTTACTTATTCTTATTATATTCACTGCCAGCGGAGTAGGCGTAGTACATCATTGCTTTAATGGCAGCATCTTGTGGTGTGATGTCGAAACGTAATTTTTTAGACATGAAAACTGTTTTAAGAATGCCAGCGCCAACAAGCACAAAAAGGCCCATAGCACCCATCATGGTGGGCGGATAGCCAGGTATGGGATCGGAGAGGGCATGAAGAActgcaaaaattggaaaatttacgGCATTAATGCATACCAATTCCAGTATTTTTTAACATAGTTTGATAGGTCATATAAATTTGCACTTCATAAAAACTCTGCGCTGCAGCTCAAATACGTCACTAATTTCATTAACTTGAGCATTCTGATAAGTCCAGGATATGCGTTACTTAGgtaagtaggtaggtgaaatggtagcactaaagcgctgttttgataccattatgagacctccaacagacagatatatacagccaaccagagctgttgttggagtggagaagattgatggcatttaggttagcgcactgctccaagctgtcgaagaaaggaacacccagtgaccttaattgcctagctgccaagcccggacatttgcagagaaaatgctctacagtcgccttctctgaaaggtccccagaGCTTCTACAATGGGGATTAGACGGTaaacccagcttttctgcgtgtgtgccgattGTCTAATGACTGGTTAATATAACTAcgaatttggaaattaaatggcgATGAGTCCccaagactttctgagtccttcgtatattgtactggggccaaagggttatcgaaatagcacacgaagacaTGGAT from Anastrepha obliqua isolate idAnaObli1 chromosome 2, idAnaObli1_1.0, whole genome shotgun sequence harbors:
- the LOC129238525 gene encoding fatty acyl-CoA reductase 1, producing MIPEFYADTEVFITGGSGAVGKALIEKLLRSCDVRKVYVLLRTKKNASVEQRLEKLKQAKLFKVLRASKPHMFERLVPIPGDAVLPNLGISPEHIALMANVSIVFHCAATVRFDEPLRVALKLNVGATYEALIFAEKLKNLKIFLHVSTFYSNPYLKRVEPKVYESPLDWRMCLEMLKDDGKRDTLDVLTRKLIIGFPNTYTFTKNLAESVVNDFRNRIPVGIYRPSIVLHALSDPIPGYPPTMMGAMGLFVLVGAGILKTVFMSKKLRFDITPQDAAIKAMMYYAYSAGSEYNKNKTIEEAPVYMSSSSQHSFHTFYQMCQVMENGLWYKAAFEKNFLLPSCHYTDSRFVYKFVVFTKQILPAILADGLMRLFGRKPILMGIVRKAYISLEVMQPFLFNTYDSPGMTNLEEYAKAAKGTDFDIMTDICSARSDEGLINICTTMIFSIREYLLKEDPKTIPIAQKRLTIKRWVYNIFRAIIAYFILRWFYGFLVNYIEGAGAN